The DNA window TTTACGCCACGGCATGTCGCATTCGGTCTTGCTTACCGCTTTCCCTTGCGGTCATTATTCTCCTCACAAGAAACAAGAAAAACGACCGCAGAGTCGAACCAACAGAGTGAGGAACTCAAAATGTCGAACGAACTGGAATTCCTTAGCCGGCGTGCCGCGTCGGGCAAGCTGAGCCGTCGTGATTTTCTCGGCCGGGCGGCAGCGCTTGGTATCTCCGCACCCTTCGCCAACTCGTTGCTTTCAAGTGCGGCGCGCGCGGCCGGCCCGGTCAAGGGCGGTACACTGAAGGCCGGGCTGGTCGGCGGTGAATCCACCAACAGCCTCGATCCTGCGTTGATGATGACGCAGGTGCCGTTCGCCTTCGGCAAGATGTGGGGCGAAATGATCGTCGAACTCTCCCCGGAGGGTAAGCTCGAGAATCGCATCGCCGAGGAGATCGGCTCGTCGGACGACGCCAAGGTGTGGACGCTGAAGATCCGCGACGGCGTCGAATTCCATAACGGCAAAACGGTGACCGCCGAAGACGTGGCCGCCACACTCGAGCGTCATTCGGACGAGAAGTCGAAGTCCGGCGCGCTGGGCTACATGAAGGGCATCGAGACCATCAAGGCCAGCGGCAAGGAAGTCGTGCTGACCCTGAAGGAAGCCAATGCCGACCTTCCCTATCTGCTCAGCGACTACCACCTGATCGTCCAGCCCAATGGCGGCAAGGACAAGGCCGATGCCGGCATCTCGGCCGGTCCTTACAAGGTCACGACCAATGAGCCCGGCGTGCGCCATGGCGGCGAGCGCTTCGCCAATTACTGGCAGGGCGACAAAATGGGCCATGCCGACCAGATCGAGATCATCGTGATCAACGACGCCACCGCGCGTACGGCGGCCCTGCAGGGTGGCCAGGTCAACATGATCAACCGCGTCGAGCCGAAGATCGTCGACCTGATCAAGCGCCTGCCGGGCGTCACCATCCGTAATCACGCCGGCCCCGGCCACTACGTCTTCATTATGCACTGCAACACGGCGCCCTTCGACAACGCCGATTTGCGCATGGCGCTGAAGCTGGCTATCGACCGCGAAGAGATGCTGGACAAGATCCTGCGCGGCTACGGCTCGCTCGGC is part of the Mesorhizobium loti genome and encodes:
- a CDS encoding ABC transporter substrate-binding protein; amino-acid sequence: MSNELEFLSRRAASGKLSRRDFLGRAAALGISAPFANSLLSSAARAAGPVKGGTLKAGLVGGESTNSLDPALMMTQVPFAFGKMWGEMIVELSPEGKLENRIAEEIGSSDDAKVWTLKIRDGVEFHNGKTVTAEDVAATLERHSDEKSKSGALGYMKGIETIKASGKEVVLTLKEANADLPYLLSDYHLIVQPNGGKDKADAGISAGPYKVTTNEPGVRHGGERFANYWQGDKMGHADQIEIIVINDATARTAALQGGQVNMINRVEPKIVDLIKRLPGVTIRNHAGPGHYVFIMHCNTAPFDNADLRMALKLAIDREEMLDKILRGYGSLGNDFPINASYPLFSEIEQRKYDPDKAKFHFKKSGHDGAVLLRTSDVAFPGAVDAAQLFQQSAAKAGITLEIKREPGDGYWSEVWNKQPFCASYWGGRSTQDQMYSTAYLSTADWNDTRFKRPDFDKMVLAARAELDETKRKAMYHDMGVMVRDEGGLILPMFNQFIDATGAKVDGWVDDPHQELMNGYALAKCWLQA